From the genome of Cytobacillus firmus, one region includes:
- a CDS encoding YqeG family HAD IIIA-type phosphatase: MLKQFLPNQHVKSIFEITPHSLQEKGVKGIITDLDNTLVEWDRPNATPKLISWFEEMKQSNIKVTIVSNNNENRVKAFSDPLDIPFIYQARKPMGSAFRRALSEMGLRKEETVVIGDQLLTDVLGGNRSGFHTILVVPVAQTDGFVTKFNRLVERRILNWFRKKGMIQWED, encoded by the coding sequence GTGTTAAAGCAATTTTTGCCTAATCAGCATGTTAAAAGTATTTTTGAAATAACTCCACACAGTTTACAGGAAAAAGGAGTTAAAGGGATAATCACGGACCTGGATAACACTCTAGTCGAATGGGACAGGCCGAATGCAACACCGAAGCTGATTAGCTGGTTTGAAGAAATGAAGCAAAGCAACATCAAGGTTACCATTGTGTCTAATAATAATGAAAATCGTGTAAAGGCTTTTTCCGATCCCCTTGATATTCCGTTTATTTATCAGGCTAGAAAGCCAATGGGCAGTGCCTTCCGGAGAGCTCTATCCGAAATGGGGCTGAGAAAAGAAGAAACAGTAGTGATTGGAGACCAATTGCTGACTGACGTGCTGGGAGGAAACAGAAGCGGTTTCCATACTATTTTGGTCGTACCTGTAGCTCAAACTGACGGATTTGTTACGAAATTTAACCGTCTGGTGGAGAGACGGATTTTAAATTGGTTCAGAAAAAAAGGAATGATTCAGTGGGAGGATTAA
- a CDS encoding sporulation histidine kinase inhibitor Sda, whose translation MRKLSDELLIESYYKAKELQLSKDFIRLIETEIHRRSLSNRIKVTS comes from the coding sequence ATGCGTAAACTGTCAGATGAATTATTAATCGAATCCTATTATAAGGCAAAGGAACTGCAGCTAAGCAAAGACTTCATCCGTTTAATTGAAACAGAAATCCACCGTCGTTCACTATCAAACAGAATAAAAGTTACATCCTAA